The following coding sequences lie in one Lolium perenne isolate Kyuss_39 chromosome 2, Kyuss_2.0, whole genome shotgun sequence genomic window:
- the LOC127329529 gene encoding inorganic pyrophosphatase 1-like gives MHPARDASLRGPCSASLAAAPSTGHVDGLGTTELFDRLLPTMPWNTLIDTVMGELHARGKTLHDVAEVLRAAPIDPHVVAAIKATYGLGCDLRVLSDANRFFIETILDHHGLPGYFSEINTNPSRVDADGHLRIAALHDFHAGPHGCGLGTCPPNMCKGQVLERTRVGISSNTLSVVATKTLSVAAGLGVGVC, from the coding sequence ATGCACCCAGCGCGCGACGCTTCTCTACGCGGCCCCTGCTCCGCATCGTTGGCTGCTGCCCCGTCGACTGGCCATGTCGACGGCCTCGGCACCACCGAGCTGTTCGACCGCCTCCTGCCCACCATGCCCTGGAACACCCTCATCGACACCGTCATGGGGGAGCTGCACGCGCGGGGCAAGACTCTCCACGACGTCGCCGAGGTGCTGAGGGCGGCGCCCATCGACCCGCATGTCGTCGCCGCCATCAAGGCCACCTACGGCCTCGGCTGCGACCTCAGGGTCCTCAGCGACGCCAACCGCTTCTTCATCGAGACCATCCTCGACCACCACGGCCTCCCGGGCTACTTCTCCGAGATAAACACCAACCCGAGCCGCGTCGACGCCGACGGCCACCTCCGCATCGCGGCGCTCCACGACTTCCACGCCGGCCCGCACGGCTGCGGCCTCGGCACCTGCCCGCCCAACATGTGCAAGGGCCAGGTGCTCGAACGCACCCGTGttggcatttcgtcgaacaccctGAGCGTGGTGGCGACGAAGACCCTGAGCGTGGCGGCTGGCCTTGGCGTAGGTGTCTGCTAG